A single Clavibacter nebraskensis NCPPB 2581 DNA region contains:
- a CDS encoding MarR family winged helix-turn-helix transcriptional regulator: MTGTESCPPVDETAPRARIADELVCFSLYTASRSTTQAYRALLAPWGLTYPQYLVLVLLWSGDDRTVTELGQQLDLDSGTLSPLLARMEEAGFITRRRISADQRVVTVSLAERGRTVRAELAHVPAAIIRGMGLDLDRARQLLATLHLLTAGMQDATAEALAHPATRPAEASARTRTA, from the coding sequence ATGACCGGAACCGAGAGCTGCCCGCCCGTCGACGAGACCGCGCCCCGCGCGCGCATCGCCGACGAGCTCGTCTGCTTCTCGCTCTACACGGCATCGCGATCCACGACCCAGGCGTACCGCGCGCTCCTCGCACCGTGGGGCCTCACCTACCCGCAGTACCTCGTGCTGGTGCTGCTGTGGTCGGGCGACGACCGCACGGTCACCGAGCTCGGGCAGCAGCTCGACCTCGACTCGGGCACGCTGTCGCCGCTGCTCGCGCGGATGGAGGAGGCCGGCTTCATCACGCGGCGTCGCATCTCCGCCGACCAGCGCGTGGTCACGGTCTCGCTCGCCGAGCGCGGCCGCACCGTGCGGGCCGAGCTCGCGCACGTGCCCGCGGCCATCATCCGCGGCATGGGCCTCGACCTCGACCGCGCGCGCCAGCTGCTCGCGACCCTGCACCTACTGACCGCGGGCATGCAGGACGCCACGGCCGAGGCGCTCGCGCACCCCGCGACACGGCCGGCCGAGGCGTCGGCGCGCACCCGCACCGCCTGA
- a CDS encoding ABC transporter substrate-binding protein, whose product MPTSRRRASSLAAATAAVALLITGCAGATSGADPQDVHPEGEIVPRQISWLLSRPADGGVITTMEKIADEYAADHPGFSLNLITTPDRPSYIQKYETLAAANKLPELFDTDATPFAQKLASQGRMMDVDALLTDLGVADEYRTAALDYQRFDDGSLRMVPFEFQMEFFWYNSDLLRQAGVDIPATLDDFPAMCEALRAKGITPIALDGQDQWPLERYMAYYPFRMAGPQYLKDLKSGKASFADPAGRKAAEWLSSLGKAGCFQDGFSATGYADAQAQFTSGKAAIYNIGTWELANLATDALDPSVRGAVDYFTLPTIDGAVTDADEYMAPSGIGMAVNSRTYDPLVRDFLAFALQRYPELYAATGALSPTTTATTAIPTDATPLYSRAVAQADGLGSTIAMPWDTQLDPATNTRLQQELTLLVQGDITPDAFIETMDASLTENSDD is encoded by the coding sequence ATGCCCACCTCACGCCGCAGGGCCTCGTCACTGGCCGCCGCGACCGCCGCCGTCGCCCTGCTGATCACCGGCTGCGCCGGCGCCACCTCCGGTGCCGATCCGCAGGACGTCCACCCGGAGGGGGAGATCGTCCCGCGCCAGATCTCCTGGCTCCTCTCGCGCCCCGCCGACGGCGGGGTCATCACCACGATGGAGAAGATCGCGGACGAGTACGCCGCCGACCACCCCGGCTTCTCCCTCAACCTCATCACCACACCGGACCGCCCCTCCTACATCCAGAAGTACGAGACCCTCGCGGCGGCGAACAAGCTGCCGGAGCTGTTCGACACGGACGCGACCCCGTTCGCGCAGAAGCTCGCCTCGCAGGGCCGGATGATGGACGTCGACGCGCTCCTCACCGACCTCGGCGTGGCCGACGAATACCGCACGGCGGCCCTCGACTACCAGCGCTTCGACGACGGATCCCTGCGCATGGTCCCGTTCGAGTTCCAGATGGAGTTCTTCTGGTACAACTCCGACCTCCTGAGGCAGGCGGGCGTGGACATCCCGGCGACCCTCGACGACTTCCCCGCCATGTGCGAGGCGCTACGCGCGAAGGGCATCACCCCGATCGCGCTGGACGGCCAGGACCAGTGGCCGCTCGAGCGCTACATGGCCTACTACCCGTTCCGCATGGCGGGACCGCAGTACCTGAAGGACCTCAAGTCCGGCAAGGCGTCGTTCGCGGATCCCGCCGGTCGCAAGGCCGCGGAGTGGCTGTCCTCGCTCGGCAAGGCCGGCTGCTTCCAGGACGGCTTCTCCGCGACCGGGTACGCCGACGCGCAGGCCCAGTTCACCTCCGGGAAGGCCGCGATCTACAACATCGGCACGTGGGAGCTCGCGAACCTCGCCACGGACGCCCTCGACCCGAGCGTGCGCGGCGCGGTCGACTACTTCACGCTGCCGACGATCGACGGCGCAGTGACCGACGCGGACGAGTACATGGCGCCATCGGGGATCGGCATGGCGGTGAACTCCCGGACCTACGACCCGCTGGTGCGCGACTTCCTCGCCTTCGCGCTCCAGCGCTACCCCGAGCTCTACGCGGCGACCGGCGCCCTCTCTCCCACGACGACGGCGACCACAGCGATCCCGACGGACGCGACGCCGCTGTACTCGCGGGCCGTGGCGCAGGCGGACGGGCTCGGCAGCACCATCGCGATGCCGTGGGACACGCAGCTCGACCCGGCCACGAACACGCGCCTGCAGCAGGAGCTGACGCTCCTCGTCCAGGGCGACATCACCCCGGACGCCTTCATCGAGACCATGGACGCCTCCCTCACGGAGAACAGCGATGACTGA
- a CDS encoding RES family NAD+ phosphorylase, with product MSAPAPPSPFTAIPEVVEVGSRIHRIHSARFGASEFNPGVGAPTRFAFFGDPIVPVLYAGDTEDVAVCETVLHDVPLSGGVVGGMDVAGRRCSRLIVTRDLRLASLVGGGPRALRVRADSVCATDAADYPHTVAWAEAAHTAGFDGLAYPSRQAAGRRAMALFGDRVDAGDLEPDPAYRWWFDDADGFARLYEMCRPLGVTVLRLA from the coding sequence GTGAGCGCGCCCGCACCGCCGTCGCCGTTCACGGCGATCCCGGAGGTCGTCGAAGTCGGGTCGCGCATCCACCGCATCCACTCCGCCCGGTTCGGCGCATCCGAGTTCAACCCGGGCGTGGGCGCGCCGACCCGCTTCGCGTTCTTCGGCGACCCCATCGTCCCGGTCCTGTACGCCGGAGACACCGAGGACGTCGCGGTGTGCGAGACGGTCCTCCACGACGTCCCGCTGTCCGGCGGTGTCGTCGGCGGCATGGACGTCGCGGGCCGCCGCTGCTCGCGCCTGATCGTGACGCGGGATCTCCGACTGGCATCGCTCGTGGGAGGTGGGCCTCGTGCGCTCCGCGTGCGTGCGGACTCGGTCTGCGCGACGGATGCGGCCGACTACCCGCACACGGTCGCCTGGGCCGAGGCTGCCCACACGGCGGGGTTCGACGGCCTCGCGTATCCGTCGCGGCAGGCCGCCGGACGACGCGCCATGGCGCTCTTCGGCGACCGCGTGGACGCCGGCGACCTCGAGCCGGATCCGGCGTACCGCTGGTGGTTCGACGACGCCGATGGGTTCGCGAGGCTCTACGAGATGTGCCGGCCGCTCGGCGTCACGGTGCTGCGTCTCGCCTGA
- a CDS encoding DoxX family protein, with the protein MAGVARTSFPRTAARVVLGSFLAFAGVTHLTVAREEFRAQVPKSLPVPEDVTVVGSGIVEITLGSALLFARSRRGFAGWAAAAFFTAIFPGNIAQYVHKRDGFGLDTDGKRLGRLFFQPVLIAVALWSTGALRKR; encoded by the coding sequence ATGGCCGGCGTCGCCCGCACGTCCTTCCCGCGCACCGCCGCCCGCGTGGTGCTCGGCTCGTTCCTCGCGTTCGCCGGGGTCACGCACCTCACGGTGGCGCGCGAGGAGTTCCGCGCGCAGGTCCCGAAGTCGCTGCCGGTGCCCGAGGACGTGACCGTCGTCGGATCCGGCATCGTCGAGATCACGCTCGGCTCGGCCCTGCTGTTCGCGCGCTCGCGCCGCGGCTTCGCGGGCTGGGCGGCCGCCGCGTTCTTCACGGCGATCTTCCCGGGCAACATCGCGCAGTACGTGCACAAGCGCGACGGCTTCGGCCTCGACACCGACGGCAAGCGCCTCGGCCGCCTGTTCTTCCAGCCGGTGCTCATCGCGGTGGCGCTGTGGTCGACGGGTGCGCTGCGGAAGCGCTGA
- a CDS encoding carbohydrate ABC transporter permease — translation MLPRRSRLSVLVFLLPPLVVYGFAVLLPIGQSLVLSFFRWDGITDMRFVGLDNYVKMLTRDDVFWTSFGNALAYLAICLVLQLGGALIVASLVSALPRARELVKTLYLLPAVISTVAIAILFQRIYSLDPAGLLNQALGFVGLGSLETAWLSNVSTVLAAVSVPEGWRFTGLYMLIIYAALLAVPRELEEAARLDGATWWQLFWRVRFPYIRPVWTTTTIMATTFALRGFDIPYLLTNGGPGQSSELLTTYMYKTAFVHTDYGYASTVSVFIVVECLVAVGIIFLLLRRRDDS, via the coding sequence ATGCTCCCGCGCCGATCACGACTGTCCGTCCTCGTGTTCCTCCTGCCGCCGCTCGTCGTCTACGGCTTCGCCGTGCTCCTCCCGATCGGCCAGTCGCTGGTGCTCAGCTTCTTCCGCTGGGACGGCATCACCGACATGAGGTTCGTCGGGCTCGACAACTACGTGAAGATGCTGACCCGCGACGACGTCTTCTGGACGTCGTTCGGGAACGCGCTCGCGTACCTGGCCATCTGCCTGGTGCTGCAGCTGGGCGGTGCGCTCATCGTCGCGAGCCTGGTGAGCGCGCTGCCCCGCGCCCGCGAGCTGGTGAAGACGCTGTACCTGCTCCCCGCGGTCATCTCGACCGTGGCCATCGCGATCCTCTTCCAGCGCATCTACTCCCTCGATCCGGCGGGCCTGCTCAACCAGGCCCTGGGCTTCGTCGGGCTCGGCTCGCTGGAGACGGCGTGGCTGTCGAACGTGTCCACCGTCCTCGCCGCGGTCTCCGTGCCCGAGGGGTGGCGCTTCACCGGCCTCTACATGCTCATCATCTACGCCGCGCTCCTCGCCGTGCCGCGTGAGCTCGAGGAGGCGGCGCGCCTCGACGGCGCGACCTGGTGGCAGCTGTTCTGGAGGGTCCGGTTCCCGTACATCCGCCCGGTGTGGACCACGACGACGATCATGGCGACCACCTTCGCCCTGCGCGGCTTCGACATCCCCTACCTGCTGACGAACGGCGGCCCCGGCCAGTCGTCGGAGCTGCTCACCACCTACATGTACAAGACGGCCTTCGTGCACACCGACTACGGGTACGCGAGCACCGTCTCCGTCTTCATCGTCGTCGAGTGCCTCGTGGCCGTCGGCATCATCTTCCTGCTCCTGCGTCGAAGGGACGACTCATGA
- a CDS encoding organic hydroperoxide resistance protein has protein sequence MDALYTAEALATGAGRDGRVAVSDSDLALDLSIPKAMGGSGEGANPEQLFAAGYAACFHSALQGVARARKVKIADSSVGSRVSIGSNGQGGYQLAVHLEVVIPGVEHDLAQELADQAHQVCPYSNATRGNIEVVVTVSDD, from the coding sequence ATGGACGCCCTCTACACCGCCGAGGCCCTCGCCACGGGAGCCGGCCGCGACGGCCGCGTGGCCGTCAGCGACAGCGACCTCGCGCTCGACCTCTCCATCCCCAAGGCCATGGGCGGATCCGGCGAGGGCGCGAACCCCGAGCAGCTCTTCGCCGCCGGCTACGCCGCGTGCTTCCACTCCGCGCTGCAGGGCGTCGCCCGCGCGCGCAAGGTGAAGATCGCCGACTCGAGCGTGGGAAGCCGCGTGAGCATCGGATCCAACGGGCAGGGCGGCTACCAGCTCGCCGTGCACCTCGAGGTCGTCATCCCCGGGGTCGAGCACGACCTCGCGCAGGAGCTCGCCGACCAGGCGCACCAGGTCTGCCCGTACTCGAACGCGACCCGCGGCAACATCGAGGTCGTCGTCACGGTCTCGGACGACTGA
- a CDS encoding GH32 C-terminal domain-containing protein, with protein sequence MHQRGFHQPTDAWVGDLIPWQEGGVFHLFYLHETRAQPKEGMPWHRLTTTDLVDFADRGVALESGGASAADFNVYTGSVVLDGAGVHHLFYTGQNPERVGEDGLPLQLVMHATSDDGMTSWTKHPQHTFGATDGYESADWRDPFVFRDEEAGLWRMLITARHMDGAPRRRGVIAQCTSRDLATWTPDEPFWDPRRYIAHECPEVFRWGGWWYLVSSEFSDAFTTRYRMSRDLHGPWIVPEHDTIDGRAFYAAKSAEREGRRFFFGWIASREGSHDDGRWQWAGTLSVVEAEQREDGTLAFHPTAELRDTFDRPEASIWDAPTSLDAPDGYAHALVGADAPASFRLVTTMDIQGATTECGVLLRASDDGDEAYIVRLEPKRHRLVMDRWPRRSTGTEQWQISGDVPFAVELERPCRLDPGVHALEVIVDGDLLIATVDDAVVLSTRLYDRTAGRVGVFVGEGRVTFLTTALSSRESDAAPAAAPDRELLASTR encoded by the coding sequence ATGCACCAGCGAGGCTTCCACCAACCCACCGATGCCTGGGTCGGGGACCTGATCCCCTGGCAAGAGGGTGGCGTCTTCCACCTCTTCTACCTCCACGAGACGCGCGCGCAGCCCAAGGAGGGCATGCCGTGGCACCGCCTCACCACGACGGACCTCGTCGACTTCGCCGACCGGGGCGTCGCGCTGGAGTCCGGCGGCGCGTCGGCCGCCGACTTCAACGTCTACACGGGCAGCGTCGTCCTGGACGGCGCCGGCGTGCACCACCTCTTCTACACGGGCCAGAACCCGGAGCGCGTCGGCGAGGACGGGCTGCCTTTGCAGCTCGTGATGCACGCGACGAGCGACGACGGCATGACCTCCTGGACGAAGCATCCGCAGCACACGTTCGGCGCCACCGACGGCTACGAGTCGGCCGACTGGCGCGATCCCTTCGTCTTCCGCGACGAGGAGGCCGGCCTGTGGCGGATGCTCATCACGGCCCGCCACATGGACGGCGCTCCGCGGCGGCGGGGCGTGATCGCCCAGTGCACCTCACGCGACCTCGCCACCTGGACCCCGGACGAGCCCTTCTGGGACCCCCGCCGGTACATCGCCCACGAGTGCCCGGAGGTCTTCCGATGGGGAGGCTGGTGGTACCTCGTGTCCTCGGAATTCAGCGACGCGTTCACCACCCGCTACCGGATGTCCCGCGATCTCCACGGTCCGTGGATCGTCCCTGAGCACGACACGATCGACGGGCGTGCGTTCTACGCCGCGAAGTCGGCGGAGCGCGAGGGCCGGCGCTTCTTTTTCGGTTGGATCGCGAGCCGCGAGGGCTCACACGACGACGGCCGCTGGCAGTGGGCCGGAACCCTGTCGGTGGTGGAGGCCGAGCAGCGGGAGGACGGGACCCTCGCGTTCCATCCCACCGCGGAGCTGCGGGACACCTTCGACCGTCCGGAGGCCTCGATATGGGACGCGCCGACCTCCCTCGACGCACCGGACGGGTACGCCCATGCGCTCGTGGGTGCCGACGCGCCTGCGTCGTTCCGCCTGGTCACCACGATGGACATCCAGGGGGCGACGACCGAGTGCGGCGTGCTCCTGCGGGCCAGCGACGACGGGGACGAGGCGTACATCGTGCGCCTCGAGCCCAAGCGGCACCGGCTCGTGATGGACCGGTGGCCCCGTCGGAGCACGGGGACGGAGCAGTGGCAGATCTCCGGCGACGTGCCCTTCGCGGTGGAGCTCGAACGCCCCTGCCGCCTGGACCCCGGCGTGCACGCGCTCGAGGTGATCGTCGACGGCGACCTCCTGATCGCCACGGTCGACGACGCCGTCGTGCTGAGCACGCGCCTCTACGACCGCACCGCCGGCCGCGTCGGCGTGTTCGTCGGCGAGGGACGCGTCACGTTCCTCACCACCGCCCTCTCCTCCCGCGAGAGCGACGCCGCGCCCGCCGCAGCACCCGACCGCGAGCTCCTCGCCTCCACCCGCTGA
- a CDS encoding manganese catalase family protein, which produces MYFHAQTWINEIADGEPDPAAANALQEGLGGQFGEMRTMMQYLFQAMNFRGASAKPYRDLIQGVGTEEISHVELIGTTISRLLDGSPEYTGKLTDPLDTPGKGGKTPLNIALDTSNIHHYLVGAQGALPVDSVGNPWSGSYVYNSGNLPLDLLYNVMLESTGRLQKCRIYEMTDNPVARATVAYLIVRDQAHENAYAKALETLGVDWGKLLPIPKTNAEQFPEVKKLVDLGLQSKQYSFDLDGKSEAGRIFQGASPSNDGTDLTATEQAPEGFPSSIAPERLEEFAPGLDKDLLALVQETAERELADIEAFYGPTAKA; this is translated from the coding sequence ATGTACTTCCACGCACAGACCTGGATCAACGAGATCGCCGACGGCGAGCCCGACCCCGCCGCCGCGAACGCGCTGCAGGAGGGCCTCGGCGGCCAGTTCGGCGAGATGCGCACGATGATGCAGTACCTCTTCCAGGCCATGAACTTCCGCGGGGCGTCGGCGAAGCCGTACCGCGACCTGATCCAGGGCGTCGGCACCGAGGAGATCAGCCACGTCGAGCTCATCGGCACCACCATCTCGCGCCTGCTCGACGGCTCGCCCGAGTACACCGGCAAGCTCACCGACCCGCTGGACACCCCGGGCAAGGGCGGCAAGACCCCGCTCAACATCGCGCTCGACACCAGCAACATCCACCACTACCTCGTGGGCGCCCAGGGCGCGCTGCCCGTCGACTCGGTCGGCAACCCGTGGAGCGGCAGCTACGTCTACAACTCGGGCAACCTCCCGCTCGACCTCCTCTACAACGTCATGCTCGAGTCGACCGGCCGCCTGCAGAAGTGCCGCATCTACGAGATGACCGACAACCCCGTCGCCCGCGCCACCGTCGCGTACCTCATCGTCCGTGACCAGGCGCACGAGAACGCGTATGCGAAGGCGCTCGAGACGCTCGGCGTCGACTGGGGCAAGCTCCTGCCGATCCCGAAGACCAACGCCGAGCAGTTCCCCGAGGTGAAGAAGCTCGTGGACCTCGGCCTCCAGAGCAAGCAGTACAGCTTCGACCTCGACGGCAAGAGCGAGGCCGGCCGGATCTTCCAGGGCGCGTCGCCCTCGAACGACGGCACCGACCTGACCGCGACCGAGCAGGCGCCCGAGGGCTTCCCGTCCTCCATCGCGCCGGAGCGGCTCGAGGAGTTCGCCCCGGGTCTCGACAAGGACCTGCTGGCCCTCGTGCAGGAGACGGCCGAGCGCGAGCTCGCCGACATCGAGGCGTTCTACGGGCCGACCGCGAAGGCCTGA